A single genomic interval of Sphingopyxis sp. CCNWLW2 harbors:
- a CDS encoding phytanoyl-CoA dioxygenase family protein, which produces MLTETMIPCQSAAQAELREQGFTIVRGAIPATDIAALERDLAPRFDATPFCEGGFYGERTKRFGRLLLRSPRATDLVMHPTILAMAEAVLLPWCDRIQLNLTQAIEIHPGALAQYPHRDQSMWQGTIGETEYLVNVMWPLTPFTADNGATLIWPRSHGLEALVEEPPEPAVVAEAEPGDAIIFLGSTLHGAGANRSAEVRRGIIVSYSLGWLKPYENQHLAYPPYVACDFPPELAALAGYAQHRPNLGNFEGQCPSILLTGYPEEPLSAIDALRPDQAALLAEHVAAQRASLDEVRAP; this is translated from the coding sequence ATGCTGACCGAAACCATGATACCCTGCCAGTCGGCGGCGCAAGCCGAGCTGAGGGAGCAGGGGTTCACGATTGTCCGAGGGGCAATTCCGGCGACCGACATCGCCGCGCTCGAACGCGACCTGGCGCCGCGCTTTGACGCGACCCCTTTTTGCGAAGGCGGCTTTTACGGCGAGCGCACCAAGCGCTTCGGCCGCCTGCTACTGCGCTCGCCGCGCGCGACCGACCTCGTGATGCATCCCACCATTCTCGCCATGGCGGAGGCGGTCCTGCTCCCATGGTGCGACCGGATCCAGCTCAACCTCACCCAGGCGATCGAAATCCACCCGGGTGCGCTCGCGCAATATCCGCACCGCGACCAAAGTATGTGGCAGGGGACCATCGGCGAGACCGAATATCTCGTCAACGTCATGTGGCCGCTCACGCCGTTCACCGCAGATAATGGCGCAACGCTGATCTGGCCGCGCAGCCATGGTCTCGAGGCGCTCGTCGAGGAGCCGCCCGAACCGGCGGTGGTGGCGGAAGCGGAACCCGGCGATGCGATCATCTTTCTCGGATCGACGCTTCACGGCGCCGGCGCGAACCGGAGCGCAGAGGTGCGGCGCGGCATCATCGTCAGTTACAGCCTCGGCTGGCTCAAACCCTATGAGAATCAACATTTGGCCTATCCGCCCTATGTCGCCTGCGATTTTCCGCCCGAGCTCGCCGCGCTCGCCGGCTATGCCCAGCACCGCCCGAACCTCGGCAATTTCGAGGGCCAATGCCCTTCGATCCTGCTCACAGGCTATCCCGAGGAACCGCTTTCCGCAATCGATGCGCTCCGCCCGGATCAGGCCGCGTTGCTCGCCGAGCATGTCGCCGCGCAGCGCGCTTCGCTTGACGAAGTACGCGCGCCATGA
- a CDS encoding GntR family transcriptional regulator, with product MSPGATMERVYIDLKVRLMTGAYPPGTRLDPRQIARTLDASATPVRDALHRLSGERIVDAWHQEGFRQPLLAEADLAELYDWGGMLLALALKGRSPSPNLRAGLSELQAIEPYPEALDSLFGVIAVGSANRELRYAIVNFIERSRAFRPAEMRIDPASRTVLAAMEEDYRFGRWTGLRSKITSFHRRRMRQAGRIAAAIRPRSDPLR from the coding sequence ATGAGCCCCGGCGCCACCATGGAACGGGTCTATATCGACCTCAAGGTCCGGCTCATGACCGGCGCCTATCCGCCGGGCACACGGCTCGACCCCCGGCAGATCGCGCGGACGCTCGACGCCAGCGCCACGCCGGTGCGCGATGCGCTCCACCGCTTGTCCGGCGAGCGCATCGTCGATGCCTGGCACCAGGAGGGCTTTCGCCAGCCGCTGCTCGCCGAGGCCGACCTCGCCGAACTCTATGACTGGGGCGGCATGCTCCTCGCGCTCGCGCTCAAGGGGCGAAGCCCGTCGCCAAACCTCCGGGCGGGCCTCAGCGAATTGCAAGCGATAGAGCCCTATCCAGAGGCGCTCGATTCGCTGTTCGGGGTGATCGCAGTGGGAAGCGCAAATCGCGAACTTCGCTACGCGATCGTCAACTTCATCGAGCGAAGCCGCGCTTTTCGGCCCGCTGAGATGCGGATCGACCCCGCCTCGCGCACGGTGCTCGCCGCGATGGAGGAGGACTATCGGTTCGGGCGATGGACCGGATTGCGCAGCAAAATCACCAGCTTCCATCGCCGCCGGATGCGGCAGGCGGGGCGGATCGCGGCCGCCATTCGGCCGCGCAGCGACCCTCTTCGATAA
- a CDS encoding lasso peptide biosynthesis B2 protein, which yields MNHHLAPDMSFCFIGAGAVMLDLKADRYYRLDRRHSAALRAMAGGECNAHLDARASLVAKGLIRPGDGPAATPVSAPRVTASVIERRLSWRPETQNCSISPLELFALRFMAGQVLGRLGLFRTARYYRGRRDRCHEQQGGLQRSQDRAAALAACFADQRRFFPAKRRCVPDSLALAAILWRRGCAAEVFFGVRLDPFAAHCWVQHGALLLSDPLDSVAEFTPVFQL from the coding sequence ATGAACCATCACCTTGCACCGGATATGAGCTTTTGCTTCATTGGCGCTGGCGCGGTCATGCTGGACCTCAAGGCTGACCGCTACTACCGGCTCGATCGCCGCCATTCGGCTGCGCTGCGAGCGATGGCCGGCGGCGAGTGCAATGCGCATCTGGACGCGCGTGCGTCCCTCGTCGCCAAGGGGCTCATTCGGCCGGGCGACGGACCGGCTGCGACGCCGGTTAGCGCGCCACGCGTCACCGCGAGTGTCATTGAGCGTCGGCTTTCCTGGCGACCCGAGACACAGAATTGTTCGATATCGCCCTTGGAGCTTTTCGCGCTCCGCTTCATGGCCGGGCAGGTACTTGGGCGGCTGGGACTATTTCGGACCGCGAGATATTATCGGGGGCGGCGGGATCGCTGCCACGAGCAGCAAGGCGGTTTGCAACGCAGCCAGGATCGCGCCGCTGCACTAGCCGCCTGCTTTGCCGACCAGCGGCGCTTTTTCCCCGCAAAGCGGCGCTGCGTGCCGGACTCGCTCGCTCTTGCCGCAATCCTGTGGCGGCGAGGGTGCGCTGCGGAGGTGTTTTTCGGTGTGCGGCTGGACCCGTTTGCCGCCCATTGCTGGGTCCAGCACGGGGCGCTCTTGCTCTCGGATCCGCTCGACAGTGTGGCCGAGTTCACACCGGTTTTTCAATTATGA
- a CDS encoding asparagine synthase C-terminal domain-containing protein, with protein sequence MQILGAPDTPILARDGLILLGWAFHRDSLRPLKHLDEGAAARITEEGHPWVYRHLWGNFFLVWHDRHGVPRLLRSPPAGQAIYYEAGTGAQSEPGDIIAFTDLGLARALGLRPLRPDPAALDSHIRFPLMRGPHTGIAGMRELLPGEAIDLKTRTLLPGAWTPWSQVPGSPRRIMPAELRACVEGVVGSWADRFARIQLELSGGLDSSIVAACLQDRMASWRAVNLATPGIPGDERDYARASAAHVGTSLAEIVMPDEETDPLAPIPIPRARPGGFGLLGSSDEALLAAARDFGADAIFTGVGGDNVFGYIRKAGPVADALRFAGFGAAWRAASDLATMTGDSVWRALRLALLQLVRAPRLWPRDPTLLTTRYDRDAPDHPWLTIPPGIAPGQFGYGRALMPIQLFVDGYDRSFAMPMIAPLLSQPIVELGLQGASWDWCAGGHDRALARSAFADRLAPMVRDRRTKGRVESLFVTTYNRRRGSIREFLLDGYLASAGIIDRDAVDAALKPPADALDAVYIRLLQITDVERWIRSL encoded by the coding sequence ATGCAGATTCTGGGGGCTCCCGACACACCCATTCTTGCGCGCGACGGCCTCATTTTGCTGGGCTGGGCATTCCACCGCGACAGTCTGAGGCCGCTCAAGCACCTCGACGAGGGAGCCGCCGCACGAATCACGGAGGAGGGGCATCCATGGGTATACCGGCATCTCTGGGGCAACTTCTTTCTAGTCTGGCATGACCGCCATGGCGTTCCCAGGCTGCTGCGTTCGCCTCCCGCCGGGCAGGCGATCTACTATGAGGCGGGAACGGGCGCTCAATCCGAACCCGGCGATATTATCGCCTTCACGGATCTCGGTCTGGCTCGTGCGCTTGGCCTTCGACCACTTCGGCCTGATCCCGCCGCGCTCGATTCTCACATCCGCTTCCCGTTGATGCGCGGCCCGCACACCGGAATTGCGGGAATGAGGGAGCTGCTTCCGGGAGAGGCGATCGACCTCAAGACACGCACGCTTTTGCCCGGAGCGTGGACGCCATGGTCGCAAGTTCCAGGTTCGCCTCGCCGCATTATGCCGGCAGAGCTCAGGGCATGTGTGGAGGGCGTGGTCGGCAGCTGGGCAGACCGCTTCGCGCGAATCCAGCTCGAATTGTCGGGCGGTCTCGACAGCTCGATCGTCGCGGCGTGCCTTCAGGATCGCATGGCGTCGTGGCGCGCCGTCAATCTCGCAACGCCTGGAATACCGGGCGACGAGCGGGATTACGCGCGCGCCTCCGCAGCACACGTCGGGACGTCGCTAGCCGAGATCGTGATGCCCGACGAGGAGACGGACCCGCTCGCGCCCATTCCCATTCCTCGCGCGCGTCCCGGTGGATTCGGGCTGCTCGGGTCCAGCGACGAGGCTCTGCTTGCCGCCGCCCGAGATTTCGGCGCCGACGCCATTTTCACCGGTGTCGGGGGCGATAACGTCTTCGGATACATTCGGAAGGCGGGGCCAGTGGCGGATGCGCTGCGGTTCGCTGGCTTCGGCGCGGCATGGCGAGCAGCGAGCGATTTGGCGACAATGACGGGCGATAGCGTATGGCGTGCGCTGAGGTTGGCACTCTTGCAGCTGGTGCGGGCGCCGCGGCTGTGGCCCCGCGATCCCACCTTGCTGACGACGAGATATGATCGCGATGCCCCGGACCATCCCTGGCTCACGATACCGCCGGGCATCGCACCGGGGCAGTTCGGATATGGCCGGGCGCTGATGCCGATCCAGTTGTTTGTCGATGGCTATGATCGGTCGTTCGCGATGCCAATGATTGCACCACTGCTTTCCCAGCCGATCGTGGAGCTGGGGCTGCAGGGCGCAAGTTGGGATTGGTGCGCCGGCGGCCACGACCGGGCTCTTGCCCGGTCGGCTTTTGCGGATCGCCTGGCTCCGATGGTGCGCGATCGACGAACAAAGGGCCGTGTCGAATCTCTTTTCGTCACCACCTACAACCGCCGACGCGGATCAATCCGGGAATTTCTCCTCGATGGCTATCTCGCGAGTGCGGGCATCATCGATCGTGATGCCGTCGATGCAGCGCTGAAGCCACCCGCCGACGCGCTCGACGCCGTCTATATCCGCCTCCTGCAGATTACCGACGTCGAGCGCTGGATCCGTTCTCTCTGA
- a CDS encoding Atxe2 family lasso peptide isopeptidase, translating into MSTQDLVEVADISGVSLSPDGQKLAYRVSRPSIEKNETMLDWFVVDVGGKTPAIRIGSGMAQHGGAGTLLEQLPIWDKDSLGLRFRALDREGVAIWHWRNGSPARREIVDAADILGFEVSTDGRAVRYSVGATRSQIAQAERDAYENGALVDRHLDLMEPVAGGTIEGGKRIMQRLPSAWFGRERILYDTPQREIVVEPDGAPSSNEGAPQVFAKSAPAQGASVTAEDGSTAKLAAPGVAGVHVMRTSGQRIDCTAPICRSSQVTALAWRPGRDELLLFERTGSARETVWLWRVGSSSARAAIITDGATRSSAHMPRCAIGAEALFCADAGPVAPPHIARLGYDGQRKRLAEPNAELRARIEAHATPLAWERGVTGILLRPSNTTVPLPLVVQYYRCSGFLKGGVGDEIPILPLVEHGIAVLCMDRVRAEKEAGTGESYRLALSDIETALDQLARKGIIDPARVGIGGLSFGSEVTLFAIRKSNRFAAATIASSQMTPSYFWANALPDRGFAEMLKDYWKIGDPDSDPQQWRDLSAVYDVASIDTPLLMQLPEVEARHVAELHTRMKRAGKAVDFYAFADEPHIKKQPVHKLAVYRRNLDWYRFWLKGEEDPDPAKADQYRRWRGYRAAQKHIAS; encoded by the coding sequence GTGTCCACCCAGGACCTGGTCGAGGTTGCGGATATCAGCGGCGTCAGCCTCTCGCCTGACGGCCAGAAACTAGCGTACCGCGTCAGTCGTCCGTCGATTGAGAAAAATGAAACAATGCTCGACTGGTTCGTAGTCGACGTCGGCGGCAAAACGCCTGCGATCCGGATCGGTAGTGGCATGGCCCAGCATGGTGGCGCGGGAACGCTGTTGGAGCAACTGCCGATCTGGGACAAAGATTCGCTGGGGTTGCGGTTTCGCGCTCTTGACCGCGAGGGCGTCGCGATCTGGCACTGGCGTAACGGCTCGCCCGCCCGGCGCGAGATCGTCGATGCGGCCGACATTCTGGGTTTCGAGGTTTCGACGGACGGGCGCGCCGTTCGCTACTCGGTCGGCGCTACAAGATCACAGATCGCGCAGGCCGAGCGCGACGCCTATGAGAATGGCGCTCTTGTGGATCGTCATCTCGATCTCATGGAGCCGGTCGCGGGCGGGACGATCGAGGGCGGCAAGCGCATCATGCAGCGACTGCCCTCGGCCTGGTTCGGCCGAGAGCGTATATTGTACGACACACCCCAACGAGAGATCGTCGTCGAACCAGATGGTGCGCCGTCTTCGAACGAGGGTGCGCCGCAGGTCTTCGCAAAATCCGCGCCGGCACAGGGCGCGTCCGTCACCGCCGAAGACGGAAGCACCGCGAAACTCGCAGCGCCGGGCGTTGCCGGTGTTCATGTGATGCGCACCAGTGGGCAACGGATCGATTGCACCGCACCAATATGCCGGAGTTCACAAGTGACGGCGCTGGCATGGCGCCCGGGACGCGACGAGCTCCTCCTCTTCGAGCGGACCGGTAGCGCGCGCGAGACGGTGTGGCTCTGGCGCGTCGGCTCCTCGAGCGCGCGCGCCGCTATCATCACCGATGGCGCGACCCGGTCATCGGCCCACATGCCGCGATGCGCCATCGGTGCCGAGGCCCTGTTCTGCGCGGATGCGGGACCGGTCGCACCGCCACATATTGCCCGGCTGGGTTACGACGGTCAGCGCAAGCGTCTTGCCGAGCCGAACGCGGAGCTGCGAGCACGAATAGAAGCTCACGCAACCCCGCTGGCATGGGAGCGCGGTGTAACCGGCATATTGTTGCGCCCATCCAACACGACGGTGCCGCTCCCGCTCGTCGTCCAATATTATCGTTGCTCGGGCTTTCTGAAGGGCGGCGTCGGCGACGAGATCCCGATACTGCCGCTCGTGGAACATGGCATTGCAGTCTTGTGCATGGACCGGGTGCGGGCGGAAAAGGAGGCCGGCACGGGAGAAAGTTACCGGCTGGCTCTTTCGGACATCGAGACAGCTCTCGATCAGCTTGCCCGAAAGGGCATCATCGACCCGGCGCGCGTCGGCATAGGCGGTTTGAGCTTCGGCTCGGAAGTCACGCTCTTCGCGATACGAAAGTCGAACCGATTTGCCGCCGCAACGATCGCGTCGAGCCAGATGACGCCGTCCTATTTCTGGGCGAACGCCCTCCCGGATCGTGGCTTTGCCGAGATGCTGAAGGACTATTGGAAAATCGGTGACCCCGACAGCGACCCGCAACAATGGCGCGACCTCTCGGCCGTGTATGACGTCGCGTCCATCGACACGCCGTTGCTCATGCAACTCCCCGAGGTCGAGGCTCGTCATGTCGCGGAGCTTCACACGCGCATGAAGCGTGCGGGCAAGGCGGTTGATTTCTATGCTTTTGCCGACGAGCCGCACATCAAGAAGCAGCCAGTTCACAAACTCGCCGTCTACCGTCGCAATCTGGACTGGTACCGCTTCTGGCTTAAGGGCGAGGAGGACCCCGATCCCGCCAAGGCCGATCAATACCGCCGCTGGCGAGGCTATCGGGCCGCGCAGAAGCATATTGCTTCATAA
- a CDS encoding TonB-dependent receptor, whose translation MRMKYLAAMLATTAAPTALYAPTAHAMTEQRSYDIAPQRLGDALREYSEISGREVVFSGSLTEGKRSGSVRGRLSPDAALTRLLSGTGLIAEVVDGALVIREGNVVADAEGSTETASEAIVVTGTRIRGTGPVGSPVTIVDREALEQSGRTTLADFIQTIPQNFSGGPTEAVTGSTARGNAGTNLGFGSGINLRGLGSGSTLTLFDGARPALGGGAGAFTDLSLVPSVAIERIEILTDGASAIYGSDAIAGVVNIRFRNNFEGLESRLRLGTADGDFGEVQASQIAGFGWKGGHLTVAGEYYRRNNLGSSKRAFATEDLRPFGGPDLRSNYNNPGTIVAANGQVFAIPRGQDGTALTPAQLLVPGFNRGDARRNIDILPEQETVSLYAALEQDLSDNINIFARALFAERHFEVRRRLFGPQPLRVTSANPYYVDPIGTGQPITVYYDPSAEFGPEGTKGVARAFNLSFGGRATLGPWSVELSGGYGLQRERDEGVNVVNRLKLSRALAATSPASAINVFGDGLVNDRNLIDSLRGGQCRNVRYEVLSSAVRADGPIFDLPAGQVKAAIGAEYRRDRLRYQAFVDVTSDMPVSSPIPGLPDKRIVKSIYGEVAIPVFDAGSALPGALMLSAAARYEDYSDVGDTANPKFGLRWTPLGGLSFRASYGRSFRAPYFTELVGSANALYQPLRLPDPNSPTGQSVVLGLFGFRPDLGPEKATSWTAGVDIEPAFAPGTKLSATWFDISYRDRIASASADVQNFLVRRDIYGGIVDDAPDAAEIAAYFSSPSFSNPLGVTQADIAAIIDGRTLNLSRAKVSGLDFDASYTRALPDGSLSFTVGGTRMLGFRSQITDRAPAINVLGTLGNPVKLRLRGRVGVNLGAFDGGVAVNHVAAYRNLTVTPAEKVKSWTTFDIQLGVRISEVGPGRALRLTAGITNVFDRDPPYARFVSSNSVFGYDPEQASAVGRMLSLQAVVSW comes from the coding sequence ATGCGAATGAAATATCTGGCCGCCATGCTGGCCACGACCGCGGCGCCGACCGCACTTTATGCGCCGACGGCGCATGCGATGACCGAACAGCGCAGCTACGACATCGCGCCCCAGCGCCTCGGCGACGCGCTGCGCGAATATTCCGAGATATCGGGCCGCGAGGTCGTCTTCTCGGGCAGCCTGACCGAAGGTAAGCGCAGCGGCAGCGTCCGGGGCCGCCTCTCCCCCGACGCCGCCCTCACCCGCCTGCTTTCCGGCACCGGCCTGATCGCCGAGGTCGTCGATGGCGCGCTCGTGATCCGGGAGGGAAACGTCGTTGCGGACGCGGAGGGATCGACTGAGACGGCAAGTGAGGCGATCGTGGTGACGGGGACCCGCATTCGGGGCACAGGTCCGGTCGGCTCGCCGGTTACCATCGTCGACCGCGAGGCGCTCGAGCAAAGCGGGCGAACCACCCTTGCCGATTTCATCCAGACCATCCCGCAGAATTTTTCCGGCGGTCCTACCGAAGCCGTCACGGGCTCGACCGCGCGGGGAAACGCGGGCACCAATCTCGGCTTCGGTTCCGGGATCAACCTGCGCGGTCTCGGCAGCGGGTCGACGCTGACCCTGTTCGATGGGGCACGTCCCGCCCTCGGAGGCGGCGCCGGCGCATTCACCGATCTCTCGCTCGTCCCGTCCGTCGCGATCGAACGCATCGAGATTCTCACCGACGGAGCCTCGGCCATCTATGGATCCGATGCGATCGCGGGCGTCGTCAACATCCGCTTCCGGAACAACTTCGAAGGTCTGGAGAGCCGCCTGCGGCTTGGCACGGCGGACGGCGATTTCGGCGAAGTGCAGGCGAGCCAGATCGCCGGTTTCGGCTGGAAGGGCGGACATCTGACGGTGGCGGGCGAATATTACCGGCGCAATAACCTCGGCTCTTCGAAGCGAGCGTTCGCGACCGAGGATCTCAGACCTTTCGGCGGCCCGGACCTCCGCTCGAACTACAACAATCCCGGCACGATCGTGGCGGCCAACGGGCAGGTCTTCGCGATCCCGCGGGGACAGGACGGGACCGCGCTCACGCCCGCGCAACTCCTCGTTCCGGGCTTCAATCGCGGCGACGCGAGGCGAAACATCGACATTCTTCCGGAGCAAGAGACAGTCAGCCTCTACGCCGCCCTCGAGCAGGACCTATCCGATAACATCAACATCTTCGCTCGCGCCCTTTTCGCCGAGCGACATTTTGAAGTTCGGCGGCGGCTGTTTGGGCCGCAGCCGCTCCGCGTTACCAGCGCGAACCCCTATTATGTCGATCCCATCGGCACGGGCCAGCCCATCACGGTCTATTATGATCCGTCGGCCGAATTTGGCCCGGAAGGCACCAAGGGCGTCGCGCGCGCCTTCAATCTCAGCTTCGGCGGGCGCGCCACGCTCGGCCCATGGTCCGTCGAATTGTCCGGCGGCTATGGCTTGCAGCGCGAACGCGACGAAGGCGTTAATGTCGTCAACCGCCTCAAGCTGTCGCGCGCGCTCGCGGCCACGAGCCCCGCGTCCGCGATCAACGTTTTCGGTGACGGCCTGGTCAATGACCGCAATCTCATCGACAGCCTGCGGGGCGGACAGTGCCGGAACGTTCGCTACGAGGTGCTATCTTCGGCCGTCCGTGCCGATGGCCCGATCTTCGATCTTCCCGCCGGCCAGGTCAAAGCCGCGATCGGCGCAGAATACCGACGTGATCGCTTGCGCTACCAGGCGTTCGTCGATGTCACATCGGACATGCCGGTCTCTTCCCCCATCCCGGGGCTTCCCGACAAACGCATCGTCAAATCGATCTATGGGGAAGTCGCGATACCGGTCTTCGACGCAGGCAGTGCACTCCCCGGCGCGCTCATGCTTTCGGCTGCGGCGCGGTATGAAGATTATTCCGACGTCGGAGACACGGCCAACCCCAAATTCGGCCTACGCTGGACGCCGCTTGGCGGCCTGTCCTTCCGCGCCTCCTATGGCCGGTCCTTCCGCGCTCCTTATTTCACCGAGCTCGTCGGGTCCGCCAACGCACTCTACCAACCGCTGCGATTGCCCGATCCAAACTCGCCCACGGGCCAGTCGGTTGTGCTGGGGCTGTTCGGATTCCGGCCTGACCTCGGGCCGGAAAAGGCAACGAGCTGGACCGCCGGCGTCGACATCGAGCCCGCATTCGCGCCCGGCACGAAACTGAGCGCGACATGGTTCGACATCAGCTACCGCGACCGGATCGCGAGCGCTTCCGCCGATGTTCAGAACTTCCTGGTTCGCCGGGATATCTATGGCGGCATTGTCGACGACGCTCCCGACGCCGCCGAGATCGCTGCCTATTTCTCGAGTCCAAGCTTTTCCAACCCGCTCGGTGTGACACAGGCCGACATTGCCGCGATCATCGATGGACGCACGCTCAACCTGTCGCGCGCAAAGGTCAGCGGTCTGGATTTCGACGCAAGCTACACCCGGGCTCTTCCCGATGGCAGCCTGAGCTTCACCGTCGGTGGGACGCGGATGCTCGGCTTCAGAAGCCAGATCACGGACCGGGCCCCGGCGATCAATGTCCTCGGGACACTTGGCAATCCGGTCAAACTACGCCTCCGGGGCCGGGTAGGCGTCAATCTTGGCGCCTTCGATGGCGGCGTCGCGGTCAATCATGTCGCCGCTTATCGCAATCTAACAGTCACCCCCGCCGAGAAGGTGAAGAGCTGGACCACATTCGACATCCAGCTCGGCGTGCGCATCTCCGAGGTTGGGCCAGGACGCGCGCTCCGCCTGACGGCGGGCATCACCAATGTTTTTGACCGCGATCCGCCCTATGCGCGCTTCGTCAGCAGCAATTCGGTATTCGGATATGATCCGGAGCAAGCGAGTGCAGTCGGGCGTATGCTTTCGCTGCAGGCGGTTGTGTCGTGGTAA
- a CDS encoding FecR family protein encodes MHGPDAEAHREAFDAWRRKPGNEAAYARSAEAYAIGSGMSRARVEAMARPKDKRRSGQRWGLATAAGLILVVGGGLYIQSREDGTQIAAASDAAGERQLPDGSKVLLLDGAQIETQFTTGRRVIVLTGGAARFEVAHDPARPFTVIAGRSETTALGTVFEVDMRKGAPRIRLIRGLVEVRSSGGGTALRLAPGQSAEVPAEGPKMAGMMLSPVPTNLLAADNLPLGSVLDSANKVNARPVRLADPALASVPVSGRFDLADSGALARKLGAAFGLTVDERPDEIILAKK; translated from the coding sequence ATGCATGGACCCGATGCCGAAGCGCATCGCGAGGCGTTTGACGCATGGCGGCGCAAGCCTGGGAATGAGGCGGCCTATGCCCGCTCGGCCGAGGCTTATGCCATCGGGTCGGGCATGTCGCGCGCGCGAGTCGAGGCGATGGCACGGCCGAAGGATAAGCGGCGCAGCGGTCAGCGTTGGGGGCTCGCTACAGCGGCTGGCCTGATATTGGTGGTCGGCGGCGGGCTCTATATCCAGTCTCGCGAGGACGGGACACAGATTGCCGCGGCATCGGATGCGGCGGGGGAACGACAGCTTCCCGACGGCAGCAAGGTTCTCTTGCTCGACGGCGCGCAGATCGAAACGCAGTTCACCACCGGAAGGCGCGTCATCGTCCTTACCGGCGGAGCGGCGCGTTTCGAGGTCGCCCATGACCCGGCGCGCCCGTTCACGGTTATCGCGGGCCGGTCGGAAACGACCGCGCTCGGCACGGTCTTCGAGGTCGACATGCGGAAAGGCGCCCCGCGCATTCGCCTGATCAGGGGCCTGGTCGAAGTGCGATCGAGCGGCGGCGGAACCGCGCTCCGGCTCGCGCCCGGTCAGAGCGCCGAGGTTCCGGCAGAGGGTCCGAAAATGGCGGGCATGATGCTGTCCCCTGTCCCGACCAACCTGCTCGCAGCCGACAATCTTCCGCTCGGCTCGGTGCTCGACAGCGCGAACAAGGTGAACGCGAGGCCGGTCCGCCTCGCCGACCCGGCGCTTGCCTCCGTGCCCGTTTCCGGCCGCTTCGACCTCGCCGACAGCGGCGCCCTCGCCCGCAAGCTTGGCGCAGCGTTCGGCCTGACGGTCGACGAACGTCCCGACGAAATCATCCTCGCCAAAAAATAA
- a CDS encoding RNA polymerase sigma factor: MTLIDLRHPCRVAVTHVQAFGPKVAASSSSETQHPASRPPCPDGKARRMDYDDEHEGRRGHNAADPLPPDDWDGFQRHARTEAILAEQRPRLAGFFRRNAHPQDVADLVQESIRRFISAKGYFSIGDKPGAYLAQTARTLLKERARTGARRQHAAHHSFDEHDVAGPDPHHVLEARDMLRRAEEALARVDPTTRDVFLMHRVENLSYAEIARIKGIGVKRVEKLISKAVTAIRKARDTQR; encoded by the coding sequence TTGACGCTGATAGATTTGCGCCATCCCTGCCGGGTGGCCGTGACGCATGTCCAAGCCTTCGGGCCAAAGGTTGCGGCCTCGTCGTCAAGCGAGACTCAACACCCGGCTTCGCGCCCTCCTTGCCCGGACGGGAAGGCGCGGCGCATGGACTATGACGACGAACATGAAGGCAGACGCGGCCACAATGCCGCCGATCCGCTGCCGCCCGACGATTGGGACGGGTTTCAACGCCACGCCCGAACCGAGGCGATCCTCGCCGAGCAGCGCCCTCGCCTCGCGGGCTTCTTCCGCCGCAACGCACATCCGCAGGATGTTGCCGACCTCGTCCAGGAAAGCATTCGCCGTTTCATCTCCGCGAAAGGCTATTTCAGCATCGGCGACAAGCCCGGCGCCTATCTCGCGCAGACCGCGCGCACCCTCCTGAAAGAAAGGGCACGCACCGGCGCGCGCCGCCAGCACGCGGCGCACCACAGCTTCGACGAGCATGACGTCGCCGGTCCCGATCCGCACCATGTGCTCGAAGCGCGCGATATGCTCCGGCGCGCCGAAGAGGCCCTGGCCCGCGTAGATCCAACCACACGGGATGTATTCCTTATGCACCGCGTCGAAAATCTCAGTTATGCTGAAATTGCTCGAATCAAAGGCATAGGTGTGAAGCGCGTGGAAAAGCTCATCAGCAAGGCCGTTACCGCAATCCGCAAGGCACGAGACACGCAGCGGTGA